The Actinomycetota bacterium genome has a window encoding:
- a CDS encoding RDD family protein, translated as MTGEQTIGDYRSQFERWIGLPRHRRELGAELGAHLTEADAAGRLTGALQRLGPPREAARSMVSGLPLRPAHWGLRACGYVIDLLVSAAPTLLYSLWAHNIKGAVSSRFGCLDSWDCFRSDPWLVATVAFAAAWFVAGLTLMEWRLGRTPGKSILKLRVLSEDGTSISLGQAVVRRLPLVFSGGLQIIDWLMAVPGPNHQRGFDRIAKTLVVHERPLPRAVREPESAATAHAG; from the coding sequence ATGACCGGCGAACAGACCATCGGCGACTACCGAAGCCAGTTCGAGCGCTGGATCGGGCTCCCCCGCCACCGGCGCGAGCTGGGGGCCGAGCTGGGAGCGCACCTGACGGAGGCGGACGCCGCCGGACGCCTCACCGGAGCACTCCAGAGGCTGGGGCCACCACGGGAGGCCGCGAGGTCGATGGTCTCGGGGCTGCCGCTGCGCCCAGCGCACTGGGGGCTCCGCGCCTGCGGCTACGTCATCGACCTGCTCGTCTCCGCGGCACCCACGCTGCTCTACAGCCTGTGGGCTCACAACATCAAGGGCGCCGTCTCCAGCAGGTTCGGATGCCTCGACTCGTGGGACTGCTTCCGCAGCGATCCCTGGCTGGTCGCCACGGTCGCGTTCGCCGCGGCCTGGTTCGTGGCCGGCCTCACCCTGATGGAGTGGCGGCTGGGCCGCACCCCCGGCAAGTCCATCCTCAAGCTGCGAGTGCTGTCCGAGGACGGCACTTCGATCTCGTTGGGTCAGGCTGTTGTCCGCCGGCTCCCACTGGTGTTTTCGGGAGGCCTGCAGATCATCGACTGGTTGATGGCGGTGCCGGGCCCGAACCACCAGAGGGGCTTCGACCGGATCGCCAAGACGCTGGTCGTGCACGAAAGGCCACTACCTCGCGCGGTGCGGGAGCCCGAGAGTGCGGCCACCGCGCACGCAGGTTAG
- a CDS encoding VOC family protein, with protein MSPDTAAYEAALDKVVDSMHAEFGQDLLGLLLAGSFAYGTPAATSDLDVFVITKQPWRQKRLTVVDDVEVELFVNPPHKIREEFGRGRISSTVDMFSRGRVLFDADGVMSELVSEAQSVRRVPPAQPHGDRIFRLRYFITDLLKDAQDVVEAGDDAGAEIVMAHCLYEALTVRYERAGRRMPKHKYVMQDLSEWEPALARRAGELLVSEAPIRNRFRALGVIVDEVLAPIGGRLVSGETEREPAPEPQGPSRLDSVVIDCAHPASLARFWAAALGYTVAPYDDEEIERLRAMGVEDVEDDPGVLLLPPGDGPRVFCVKVPEPKEGKNRVHIDVKVDGAQDVDRLVSLGARVLEPPGGDRDWTVMADPEGNEFCALPSSGA; from the coding sequence GTGAGCCCCGACACCGCCGCCTACGAGGCGGCTCTGGACAAGGTCGTGGACTCGATGCATGCCGAGTTCGGACAGGACCTGCTCGGCCTCCTTCTGGCCGGGTCGTTCGCCTACGGGACGCCCGCCGCCACCAGCGACCTCGACGTGTTCGTCATCACAAAGCAGCCGTGGAGGCAGAAGCGGCTCACCGTCGTCGACGACGTGGAGGTCGAGCTGTTCGTGAACCCACCGCACAAGATCCGCGAAGAGTTCGGACGAGGGCGGATCTCCTCGACGGTGGATATGTTCTCACGGGGCCGAGTCCTGTTCGACGCGGACGGGGTGATGTCCGAGCTCGTGTCGGAGGCGCAGTCGGTCCGGCGCGTGCCGCCCGCGCAGCCGCACGGCGACCGCATCTTCCGTCTCCGTTACTTCATCACCGACCTGCTCAAGGATGCGCAGGACGTGGTCGAGGCCGGAGACGATGCGGGGGCCGAGATCGTCATGGCGCACTGCCTGTACGAGGCGCTGACGGTGCGGTACGAGCGGGCCGGCAGGCGCATGCCGAAGCACAAGTACGTGATGCAGGACCTGTCCGAGTGGGAGCCGGCCCTGGCGCGCCGCGCCGGGGAGCTTTTGGTGTCCGAGGCCCCCATCCGCAACCGGTTCCGCGCTCTGGGCGTGATCGTGGACGAGGTCCTGGCCCCCATCGGCGGACGGTTGGTTTCCGGAGAGACGGAGCGGGAGCCGGCGCCCGAGCCCCAGGGTCCGTCCCGACTGGACTCGGTGGTGATCGACTGCGCGCACCCCGCGTCGCTGGCCCGCTTCTGGGCAGCCGCGCTCGGGTACACGGTCGCCCCCTACGACGACGAGGAGATCGAACGGCTGCGGGCCATGGGGGTCGAGGACGTCGAGGACGACCCGGGCGTCCTGCTGCTGCCGCCGGGCGACGGTCCCCGCGTGTTCTGCGTGAAGGTCCCGGAACCCAAGGAAGGCAAGAACCGCGTCCACATCGACGTCAAGGTCGATGGCGCGCAGGACGTGGACCGTCTCGTCTCACTGGGGGCCCGGGTGCTGGAGCCGCCCGGCGGGGACAGGGACTGGACTGTCATGGCCGACCCCGAGGGCAACGAGTTCTGCGCCCTGCCGTCTTCGGGGGCCTGA
- a CDS encoding biotin--[acetyl-CoA-carboxylase] ligase has product MDDLVIDAIREGLSGTRFSTVEVHESVDSTQAVLVREGGADGRVLVADHQTQGRGRSGRAWASPPGTSLLFSALLVGVEPAFAPLVSLQAGLSVALAIERLGPRPQLKWPNDVLIGGRKVCGVLGELAGGLVVVGVGLNVSQSRAQLPEGVDATSLALELEGFGGPPGFGGSPPKALRRDRLLVDVLRQLDRTLAAPDWLDDYRSRCATIGSRVRIQVPGDVVEGVAEAVASDGALVVDGRPLYAGDVIHLRAAGG; this is encoded by the coding sequence GTGGACGACCTCGTCATCGACGCCATCCGCGAGGGCCTCTCCGGCACCAGGTTCTCGACCGTTGAGGTCCACGAGTCGGTGGACTCCACTCAGGCGGTGCTGGTTCGCGAGGGCGGCGCCGACGGGCGGGTTCTGGTGGCGGACCACCAGACGCAGGGGCGCGGGAGGTCGGGGCGAGCGTGGGCCTCGCCGCCGGGGACGTCCCTTCTGTTCTCTGCGCTTCTAGTGGGTGTCGAGCCGGCCTTTGCGCCGCTGGTTTCGCTCCAGGCGGGGCTGTCGGTGGCGCTGGCGATCGAGCGCCTCGGCCCCCGTCCGCAGCTGAAGTGGCCGAACGACGTCCTCATCGGTGGCCGCAAGGTGTGCGGCGTCCTGGGGGAGCTGGCGGGGGGCCTTGTCGTTGTGGGCGTCGGCTTGAACGTCAGCCAGTCGCGCGCGCAGCTGCCCGAGGGAGTGGACGCGACCAGCCTTGCGCTGGAGCTGGAGGGGTTCGGGGGGCCCCCGGGGTTCGGGGGGTCCCCGCCCAAGGCCCTGCGCCGCGACCGACTCCTGGTGGACGTCCTCCGCCAGCTGGACCGCACTCTCGCGGCCCCCGATTGGCTGGACGACTACCGCTCCCGCTGCGCGACCATCGGGAGCCGCGTTCGGATCCAGGTGCCAGGGGATGTCGTCGAAGGTGTGGCGGAGGCCGTCGCCTCCGACGGGGCCCTGGTCGTCGACGGCCGCCCGCTTTACGCAGGCGACGTCATTCACCTCCGTGCGGCTGGGGGCTGA
- a CDS encoding S9 family peptidase, with translation MDYPPAPRQDVHDELHGHRVHDPYRWLEDPGSPESQGWSEAQDDLCRRHLDSLPGRERLGERLRELLPGVIGPPGFAGGRAFFMRREPDQEHAVLVVREPDGTERVLIDPSALSDDNTITLDAWSPSKEGTLLAYQLSQGGDEESSLRVMRVDDGEIIDGPIDRVRYSSVAWLPGGETFFYARRLPPDEVPKGEEQFHRRVYRHTIGTDASNDEIVFGHDGEKTAYYGFLTSLDGRWLSVSVSLGTAPRNDLYMADLHGDGSFVTLQKDVDAQTSSWVAFDGRMYVYTDRDASRGKLLVADPERPQPEHWRELLPESDAVLSGIVITDDHIVATRTRHAISEMTVHDKDSGESVSQVTLPGPGSAGATGRPDGGNEVWIGYTDHVTPYRVLHYDIGSGSLQPYADPPG, from the coding sequence ATGGATTACCCCCCCGCGCCACGCCAGGACGTCCACGACGAGCTGCACGGTCACCGGGTCCACGACCCGTACCGGTGGCTCGAGGACCCGGGCTCTCCGGAGTCGCAAGGCTGGAGCGAGGCGCAGGACGACTTGTGCCGGAGGCACCTTGACTCCCTTCCCGGACGGGAGCGGTTGGGCGAGAGGCTGCGGGAGCTGCTTCCCGGGGTCATCGGGCCCCCTGGCTTTGCCGGCGGCAGGGCATTTTTCATGCGCCGGGAGCCGGATCAGGAGCACGCCGTCCTGGTCGTCCGGGAGCCGGACGGGACCGAGCGTGTCCTGATCGACCCCAGCGCGCTGTCCGACGACAACACGATCACGCTCGACGCGTGGTCGCCGTCCAAGGAGGGGACGCTTCTCGCCTACCAGCTTTCGCAGGGGGGCGACGAGGAGAGCAGCCTGCGCGTGATGCGCGTCGACGACGGCGAGATCATCGACGGCCCTATCGACCGGGTGCGCTACTCGTCGGTCGCGTGGCTGCCGGGCGGTGAGACTTTCTTCTACGCCCGGCGCCTGCCGCCGGACGAGGTCCCGAAGGGAGAGGAGCAGTTCCACCGGCGGGTGTACCGGCACACGATCGGGACCGACGCGTCAAACGACGAGATCGTGTTCGGCCACGACGGCGAGAAGACCGCCTACTACGGATTCCTCACGTCCCTGGACGGCCGGTGGCTGTCGGTCAGCGTGTCGCTCGGGACGGCCCCCCGCAACGACCTGTACATGGCGGACCTCCACGGCGACGGCTCGTTCGTCACGCTCCAAAAGGACGTAGACGCGCAGACCTCGTCGTGGGTGGCGTTCGACGGCAGGATGTACGTCTACACCGACCGGGATGCGTCGCGCGGAAAGCTCCTCGTCGCCGATCCCGAGCGCCCGCAACCAGAGCACTGGCGCGAATTGCTGCCCGAGTCCGACGCCGTCCTGTCGGGCATCGTCATCACCGACGACCACATCGTCGCCACGCGGACTCGTCACGCGATCAGCGAGATGACCGTCCACGACAAGGACAGCGGCGAGTCCGTCAGCCAGGTGACTCTGCCCGGGCCCGGGTCGGCCGGCGCGACCGGGCGCCCGGACGGCGGGAACGAGGTCTGGATCGGCTACACCGACCACGTCACGCCGTACAGGGTTCTGCACTACGACATCGGGTCCGGCTCCCTGCAGCCGTACGCGGACCCGCCGGGG
- a CDS encoding DUF222 domain-containing protein has translation MDETTVSGDAGSADETGSAVDAGEAIAQVQALVNCATACQLDMIAAHDHSQAWRSDGVGSMAEWLALRLGVSARTARELTRVAHALPDLPAIAEAFRAGQLSFEQVRQLTLFATPATDSGLCARALGMSEAEVAALARAAKRVTVEESNDSYEKRSLKMRWDLDGRVFRFWGRLPDAEGAVVEKAIERLADAAPSGPAADDASADEPPNQSSTRPLYEARCADALVQLASQDLSGASDADRACVVVHVDATASTRGDTVHHPTCEERVSADGEGATVGDPAMNGDKPSGSLPVGMEPSGSLLDSPAGIQGGPAIATETLERLACDCRLQFVCYSQDGSAIGIGRVNRKIPPWLHRQVRKRDIGCRFPACGRNRWVDSHHIVPWSRSGPTDLDNLVLLCGQHHRLMHEGGWRLEGGPDSKLTFRRPDGTPLAIGPLKMSTQTIRRSEQWLGSARPLSPQPHGGE, from the coding sequence ATGGACGAGACAACGGTTTCAGGGGACGCGGGTTCGGCTGACGAGACCGGCTCGGCCGTGGACGCCGGCGAGGCGATCGCGCAAGTACAGGCACTGGTCAACTGCGCCACCGCCTGCCAGCTGGACATGATCGCCGCCCACGACCACAGCCAGGCGTGGAGGTCAGACGGAGTGGGGTCCATGGCCGAGTGGCTGGCGCTGCGCCTGGGGGTGTCGGCAAGAACGGCGCGGGAGCTGACGCGAGTGGCGCACGCGCTGCCGGACCTGCCGGCCATCGCAGAGGCCTTCCGCGCAGGACAGCTTTCATTCGAGCAGGTCCGCCAGCTGACCCTTTTCGCCACCCCAGCCACCGACTCTGGGCTTTGCGCTCGGGCGCTTGGCATGAGCGAGGCCGAGGTGGCCGCGCTGGCCAGGGCGGCCAAGCGGGTCACCGTGGAGGAGTCAAACGACTCCTACGAAAAGCGCAGCCTGAAGATGCGCTGGGACCTGGACGGCAGGGTCTTCCGGTTCTGGGGCCGGCTGCCCGACGCCGAAGGCGCAGTGGTCGAAAAGGCCATCGAGCGCCTAGCCGATGCGGCCCCCAGCGGCCCTGCTGCTGACGACGCGAGTGCCGACGAGCCCCCGAATCAATCCTCTACCCGGCCCCTGTACGAGGCCCGCTGCGCCGATGCACTGGTGCAGCTGGCGTCACAGGACCTGTCCGGCGCAAGCGACGCAGACCGGGCCTGCGTGGTGGTACACGTGGACGCCACAGCCTCGACCCGGGGAGACACCGTGCACCACCCGACCTGTGAGGAGCGCGTCAGCGCAGACGGAGAGGGCGCAACGGTTGGTGATCCCGCGATGAACGGGGACAAGCCCAGTGGGAGCCTTCCGGTTGGGATGGAGCCCAGCGGGAGCCTTCTGGACTCCCCCGCCGGCATCCAGGGGGGCCCGGCTATAGCCACGGAAACTTTGGAGCGGCTGGCGTGCGACTGCCGGCTGCAGTTCGTGTGCTACTCGCAAGACGGGAGCGCGATCGGGATCGGACGGGTGAACCGCAAGATCCCTCCCTGGCTTCACCGGCAGGTGCGAAAACGAGATATCGGATGCCGGTTTCCGGCCTGCGGGCGCAACAGGTGGGTGGACTCCCACCACATCGTCCCGTGGTCCCGGAGCGGACCCACGGATCTTGACAACCTGGTGCTTTTGTGCGGACAGCACCACCGGCTGATGCACGAGGGCGGGTGGAGGCTGGAAGGGGGCCCGGACAGCAAGCTCACCTTCAGGCGCCCGGACGGCACCCCTCTTGCAATCGGCCCCCTGAAGATGAGCACGCAGACCATCAGGCGATCCGAGCAGTGGCTTGGATCAGCGCGACCCCTCAGCCCCCAGCCGCACGGAGGTGAATGA
- a CDS encoding carboxyl transferase domain-containing protein, with protein MAPVLHTSHDPRSEQSRANHVAIQALVEDLREEVTTAAVGGTEKARERHVSRGKLLPRERVERLLDPATPFLELSPLAAHGLYDGQAPGAGIITGIGRVSGVECVIVCNDPTVKGGTYFPLTVKKHLRAQQVALENNLPCVYLVDSGGAFLPMQDEVFPDREHFGRIFYNQATMSARRIPQIACVMGMCTAGGAYVPAMSDESVIVKGRGTIYLGGPPLVKAATGEEVTEEELGGADVHARVSGVVDHYALDDVHALEIVRDIVSGLNRSKQLPPGMQVSEEPKYDPAEIYSIVPTDSRVPYDVREVIARVVDGSRFQEFKALYGTTLVCGFAHIHGFPVGIVANNGILFSESALKGAHFIELCDQRRIPLVFLQNITGFMVGREYESGGIAKDGAKMVTAVSCAVVPKFTVIIGGSFGAGNYAMNGRAYEPRLLWMWPNARISVMGGEQAATVLAIVRGDFDSPEAEEAFKAPIRDQYELQGHPYYSTARLWDDGVIDPLDTRTVLALGISASYNASIPEPRYGVFRM; from the coding sequence ATGGCGCCCGTGCTGCACACGTCCCACGACCCCCGCTCGGAGCAGTCGCGCGCCAACCACGTCGCGATCCAGGCACTTGTCGAAGACCTGCGAGAAGAAGTCACCACGGCCGCAGTCGGGGGCACCGAGAAGGCACGCGAGCGGCACGTGTCACGAGGCAAGCTCCTTCCGCGGGAGCGGGTGGAGCGGCTCCTGGACCCGGCGACCCCCTTTCTCGAGCTGTCCCCCCTCGCCGCCCATGGCCTTTACGACGGACAGGCCCCCGGGGCGGGGATCATCACCGGCATCGGGCGCGTGTCGGGGGTCGAGTGCGTGATCGTGTGCAACGACCCGACCGTCAAGGGCGGAACCTATTTCCCCCTCACGGTGAAAAAGCATCTGCGCGCGCAGCAGGTGGCGCTGGAGAACAACCTGCCCTGCGTGTACCTGGTCGACTCGGGAGGCGCGTTCCTGCCCATGCAGGACGAAGTCTTCCCGGACCGCGAACACTTCGGACGCATCTTCTACAACCAGGCGACGATGTCCGCGCGGCGGATCCCGCAGATCGCGTGCGTCATGGGGATGTGCACCGCCGGCGGTGCCTACGTTCCGGCCATGTCCGACGAGTCGGTGATCGTCAAGGGACGCGGCACCATCTATCTCGGCGGCCCCCCTCTGGTGAAGGCGGCCACCGGCGAGGAGGTCACCGAGGAAGAGCTCGGGGGAGCGGACGTCCACGCGCGGGTGTCGGGGGTGGTGGACCACTACGCGCTGGACGACGTCCACGCGCTGGAGATCGTCCGGGACATCGTCTCCGGCCTCAACAGAAGCAAACAGCTGCCCCCGGGGATGCAGGTGTCCGAGGAGCCGAAGTACGACCCGGCGGAGATCTACTCGATCGTGCCGACCGACTCCCGTGTGCCGTACGACGTCCGGGAGGTCATCGCGCGCGTCGTCGACGGCTCCCGGTTCCAGGAGTTCAAGGCGCTGTACGGGACGACGCTCGTCTGCGGGTTCGCCCACATCCACGGCTTTCCCGTGGGGATCGTCGCCAACAACGGGATCCTGTTCTCGGAATCGGCCCTGAAGGGCGCTCACTTCATCGAGCTGTGCGACCAGCGCCGGATCCCGCTGGTGTTTCTGCAGAACATCACCGGGTTCATGGTCGGACGTGAGTACGAGTCCGGGGGGATCGCCAAGGACGGCGCGAAGATGGTCACCGCAGTGTCCTGTGCCGTCGTCCCGAAGTTCACCGTGATCATCGGCGGCAGCTTTGGAGCCGGGAACTACGCGATGAACGGACGCGCCTACGAGCCGCGCCTGCTCTGGATGTGGCCCAACGCCCGCATCTCGGTGATGGGTGGCGAGCAGGCGGCCACGGTGCTGGCGATCGTCCGGGGCGACTTCGACTCCCCGGAGGCCGAGGAGGCGTTCAAGGCCCCCATCCGCGACCAGTACGAACTGCAGGGACACCCCTACTACTCGACCGCCCGGCTATGGGACGACGGGGTCATCGACCCACTCGACACCCGCACCGTCCTGGCGCTGGGGATTTCCGCCTCCTACAACGCGTCCATACCGGAGCCCCGGTACGGCGTGTTCCGGATGTGA